A window of Kribbella sp. NBC_00382 genomic DNA:
CTTCAACTGCCGGATCGCCTCGGCCGAGCTCGGCTTCACCGTGTCCGCGACAACTAGAACCGCACGCGCCTTGCCGTCCCAGCCGACAGCGACGGCAGTACTGCCCTCAGCCTCGGCGTGCTCTTTAGCGTGTGCCAAAGCAGACGGCAGGTGCTGGCTCCACTCCTCCAGCAACCGCGTCCGCCCGACCAGCACCGCATGCCCGTCGACGATGCCCTGTACGCCGAGCCCCGCCACATTCCCAAAATCCTCAACAGCCGCGAGCTTGCCCACCTCATCGGCAGCCCCACGCGCGATCGCCTGCGCAATCGGGTGCTCGCTCGAATGCTCGAGCGCCCCCGCCAACCGCAGTACCTCCGCCCGCTCCTCACCGTCAGCCAGCAGCACGTCGACCAGCGCCATCCGCCCGGTCGTCACCGTCCCCGTCTTGTCCAGTACGACGGTGTCCACCCGATGCGTCGACTCCAGCACCTCAGGCCCCTTGATCAGGATCCCCAGCTGAGCCCCACGCCCGGTACCGACCATCAACGCAGTCGGAGTCGCCAGCCCCAGCGCACAAGGGCAAGCAATGATCAGTACTGCGACCGCAGCCGTGAACGCCACCTCGACCGGCGACCCGTTCCCCAGCCAGAACCCCAACGTGGCCAGCGAAAGCCCGATCACGATCGGCACGAACACCCCGGAGATCCGGTCGGCCAACCGCTGAACAGCAGCCTTCCCGTTCTGAGCGTCCTCCACCAACCGCGCCATCTGCGCCAGCTGGGTATCCGCCCCAACCCGAGTAGCCCGTACTGCGAGCCGCCCGCCGGCGTTAACCGTCGCGCCGACAACAGCATCGCCTTCACCAACCTCGACCGGCACCGACTCGCCAGTCAACATCGACGCATCCACAGCGCTCGACCCAGTGACGATCACTCCATCGGTAGCGATCTTCTCACCCGGCCGCACCACGAACTCGTTGCCCACAGCAAGTTGATCCGCCGGGATCCGGACCTCGGCCCCATCCCGAAGTACAGCGACGTCCTTGGCCCCCAACTCCAGCAAGGCCTTCAGTGCGGCGCCCGACCGTCGCTTCGCGCGAGCCTCGAAGTACCGCCCGGCGAGGATGAACGTCGTCACCCCGGCAGCGACCTCGAGATAAATCTCCTCCGCCCCACTACCCCGCGACGGGATCAACGTGAACGGCATCTTCATCCCCGGCAACCCCGCCTCGCCGAGGAACAACGCGTACAGCGACCAGATGAAAGAACTCAGCACCCCAACGGAGATCAAGGTGTCCATCGTCGCGGCCCCATGCCGCAGATTCGTCCAAGCCGCCTTGTGGAACGGCCATGCCGCCCACGTCACCACCGGCGTGGCCAGCGTCAGCGAAGCCCATTGCCAGTAGTTGAACTGCAACGCCGGAATCATGCCCAAGGCAATCACTGGTACGGCGAGCGCGATGCTGGCGAACAACCGCTCCCGCAACGGCCGCAGCTCGTCGACCGGTTCAGGGCCTTCGGCAACAGGGGGAGTGGGCAACGAGGCGGTGTAGCCGGTCGCCTCGACGGTCGCGACGAGATCGTCGGTGCTGATGCCCTCGGCAAACGTCACCTTCGCCTTCTCGGTGGCGTAGTTGACGGTCGCGCTGACGCCTTCCATCCGGTTGAGCTTCTTCTCGACCCGGTTGGCGCAGGAGGCGCACGTCATGCCACCGATGAGGAGCTCGACGGAGTTGTCCGATGTGGTCATCGCGGAACCTCCACGGTGAACTCGGCGGTCCGTACCTTGCCCGCGTGCTGGAAGTCGAGGAACAGGCTGTACGTCCCAGCCGTCGGGAAGGTCGTCCCAAACCCGACCTCCGGCCCACTCTCGGATGTAGACGGATGCGTGTGCAGGTAGGCGAGATCGCCGTCGCGCAACGACACCAGATGCCCGAAGGCCCCGAGATACGGCTGCAGGTCAGTGACCGGCTTGCCGGCCTTGCTGATGCTGAAGGTCAACGACGACTCCTTGCCGGCTACCGGCGTACCGGCCAGCGTGATGTCGTACCCATTGACCGAGTAGACGCTCGCCGCCTCCTTCAGCGGCACCGGGACGTAGAGCCCGGAAACGTTGACATCGGCACCTAAAGTCAGCTTCTCGCCGAGCGCCGTCGGCTGGAAGTCCGTGAAGATCCGCCACTGCCCACCCGCGGTGAACGTGAACGGAATGCTCCACGTCCCATCCGCGGCGCGCGTCGGATGCACATGATGGAACCCGGACAGATCCCGCCGCACAACGATCAGATGCAGATCCTTCTCATGCGTCTTCGTGTACTGCGTAACCGGCTTGCCGTCCGGCCCTTCGATGGTGAAGGCCAGCGTCTGCGGCTTGCCAGGCTGGAAGAAGGTGCTCCGAGGTACCAATGTGTAGCCCGACTGGGAGACCGCGAGCCCAGGCGGTTGAGCCGTATTCTCTGAAGGCATCCCGCTCATACCGTCGCCACCGCCGCCGTGCGAGTCAGCGGCGGGAGCCGGGCCGGCTGCCGCGACCGGGTCGACCACGGAGCCGAGTGCGAACGCGGCGCCGAACGCCAGCGCCAATGCACCAGCAAACGCGCCGAGCCGGACCGCGACAGCCCTGGTCATGCGCCTGCGCCAGATGCGGCCAGCTCGTAGCCCGCCTCGTCGACGGCCTCGCGCACGGCGGCGTCGTCCAGTGCGGCCTCGCTCGTCACGTGCACGGCGGAGGTACCGCCCGCGTTGAGGTCGATCTTGACCTCCTGGACGCCCGGCAGCTTGCCGAGCTCCTCGGTGACGGCGGCGCTGCAGTGGCCGCAGGTCATCCCGTTGACGGAGTACGTGGTGGTGGTCATAGCGGTGCTCCTAGCTTGAAAGATCTATCGAGGGTTCAGCTGCGGACGAGCCGGGCGATCGCGTCGGAGGCCTCGCGGACCTTCTCCTCCGCCTCCACCCCGCCCCGCTGCGCGGCCTCGACCACGCAATGCGAGAGGTGCTCGTCGAGCAGTTCGAGGGAGAAGGACTGCAGCGCCTTGGTGGCCGCCGAGACCTGGGTGAGGATGTCGATGCAGTACTTGTCCTCCTCGACCATCCGCTGCAGGCCGCGGACCTGGCCCTCGATCCGGCGCAGCCGCTTCAGGTGGCTGGTCTTCTCCGAGGTGTATCCGTGCACGTGCTCGGCGTTCTCTTCGGTGGTCATGGCGGTCCTCTTCTCCCAACTGCTACCCCTGCGGGGTATGTCGACAGGCAAAAAAGTACCCCCTATGGGTATCCAATGCAAGTCCGCACCGGATACCCATAGGGGGTAACTACAAACTAGAGCCCCAGCTCGGTCAACCCAGGATAATCGTCAGGCCGCACACCGGGCGCATCCCAGTGGAGCAACCGGTCGCTCTCAGAGATCGCCTGGTCGTTGATGCTCGCCCGCCGCACCCGCATCAGCCCGTTCTCGTCGAACTCCCAGTTCTCGTTGCCGTGCGACCGGTACCACTGGCCGGCCGCGTCATGGCTCTCATAGACGAACCGCACCGCGATCCGGTCGCCCGTGAACGCCCACAACTCCTTGATCAGCCGGTAGTCCAGCTCGCGCGCCCACTTCTGAGTCAGAAACTCGACCACTTCGTCCCGCCCGTTGACGAAGGTGTCCCGATTCCGCCAGTACGTGTCCGGTGTGTACGCGAGCGAAACAGCCGCCGGATCCTGCTTGTTCCAAGCGTTCTCCGCGGCCCGGACCTTCTGGATCGCAGTCTCCGCGGTGAACGGGGGCAACGGTGGTCGAGCATTCACGAGCACTCCTCGATGGTGGACTGTATCCATTCAATCTTGTACCAGCGTGAACGCCGAAGACCCCTCCGGGCAACCAGAATCATGAAAGCGATCCGTTACGACAGCCCGGAGGCTGACATCGGCACAGATGGGGGACCCGAGCTGGAGTTCGGTCAGCTCTTCGACGCCTATGCTGCCCCGCTGCACCGGTACCTCGCCCGCCGGGTCGGCCCGGACCATGCCCACGACCTGGTCAGCGAGACCTTCCTCGCCGCCTACAAACAACGCCAGACCTACGACCCCGCTACGGCCGCGGTCCGCAGCTGGCTCTACGGCATCGCGACCAACCTCGCCCGGCGCCACGTCCGCCAGGAAGTCCGGGGTCTCCGGGCAACAGCCCGCGCCGACAACACGCCGTACCAGCCCTCGCATGACGGGATGGTCGCGGACCGCGTGGACGCCCAGGCAATGGCTCGCCAAATCGCCCCGGCGATTGCGGAATTGTCCGACGGTGACCGCGACGTCCTGTTCCTGACCTCGTGGGCCGAGCTGACGACCGTCGAGGTTGCCGACGCGTTAGGCATCCCGGTCGGCACCGTGCGATCTCGCCTGCATCGCATCCGTCGCCACCTTCGCACCACCATCGCTCTGGAGGCGATCCACCATGACTGACGACAAGCTGATCGACCTGTGGTCCGAGGACGAGCTCGACCGTGCCCTCGGCGCCCTGCACGACGACGTACCGACCGACGACACTCGGCTCGAGGCCTCCCGCGCCACGTTTCTGGCGACCATCGATCGTCCCGTACGCCGTAAGCGCCGACGCTGGACATATGCGCTGACAGCGGCCGCCGCCGTCACCACCCTTGTAGTCGGCGGCTTCCTGGTCACCACCAACTCACCCGGCGGCACCGCCGAGGCGAAGGCTGCCCTCAACTCCGCCGCCGACCACGTGGTTGCCAAGGACCCGGTGATCCCACCCGGCAAGTACCGCTACCGGGTCAGCCACGGCTGGGTGATGGGCATGACCGAGACCACCCCGAACCACGCTGTGACCTATCTCGAAGAGCAACTCACCGAGACCTGGATCCCGGCCGACCGCACCCAGGAATGGATGCAGCGCAGCACCTCCACCGGCAAGCGGAAGCTGGCCCAGGGCACCCAGCAAGAGCTGGACGCGGTGAACAAAATGATGAACGACAACACGCCGCCGGAGGTCCTCCGTGCCAAATGCGGTGACTTCTACCTCGACGCAGGACAGCAGCCCTGCACGCGAGCGGGCGGCTGG
This region includes:
- a CDS encoding CU044_5270 family protein, producing MTDDKLIDLWSEDELDRALGALHDDVPTDDTRLEASRATFLATIDRPVRRKRRRWTYALTAAAAVTTLVVGGFLVTTNSPGGTAEAKAALNSAADHVVAKDPVIPPGKYRYRVSHGWVMGMTETTPNHAVTYLEEQLTETWIPADRTQEWMQRSTSTGKRKLAQGTQQELDAVNKMMNDNTPPEVLRAKCGDFYLDAGQQPCTRAGGWQDPTPEWAAGLPTDPKALYKRLKKDAPRNSRGETELLVYAADALRTGQVPADVRSALYRALGNLDHLEVSDRAANLDGKVGIAYGSDDGKERQEIIIDPRTGDYIGERQVVTSGKQRGQVVGFSSVAMSIVDRIGTRPTR
- a CDS encoding metal-sensitive transcriptional regulator, whose amino-acid sequence is MTTEENAEHVHGYTSEKTSHLKRLRRIEGQVRGLQRMVEEDKYCIDILTQVSAATKALQSFSLELLDEHLSHCVVEAAQRGGVEAEEKVREASDAIARLVRS
- a CDS encoding heavy metal translocating P-type ATPase, whose amino-acid sequence is MTTSDNSVELLIGGMTCASCANRVEKKLNRMEGVSATVNYATEKAKVTFAEGISTDDLVATVEATGYTASLPTPPVAEGPEPVDELRPLRERLFASIALAVPVIALGMIPALQFNYWQWASLTLATPVVTWAAWPFHKAAWTNLRHGAATMDTLISVGVLSSFIWSLYALFLGEAGLPGMKMPFTLIPSRGSGAEEIYLEVAAGVTTFILAGRYFEARAKRRSGAALKALLELGAKDVAVLRDGAEVRIPADQLAVGNEFVVRPGEKIATDGVIVTGSSAVDASMLTGESVPVEVGEGDAVVGATVNAGGRLAVRATRVGADTQLAQMARLVEDAQNGKAAVQRLADRISGVFVPIVIGLSLATLGFWLGNGSPVEVAFTAAVAVLIIACPCALGLATPTALMVGTGRGAQLGILIKGPEVLESTHRVDTVVLDKTGTVTTGRMALVDVLLADGEERAEVLRLAGALEHSSEHPIAQAIARGAADEVGKLAAVEDFGNVAGLGVQGIVDGHAVLVGRTRLLEEWSQHLPSALAHAKEHAEAEGSTAVAVGWDGKARAVLVVADTVKPSSAEAIRQLKALGLRPVLLTGDNEAVAQKVAAEVGIDEVIAEVLPAGKVDVIKKLQAEGRSVAMVGDGVNDAAALAQADLGLSMGTGTDVAIEASDLTLVRGDLRSAADAIRLSRTTLRTIKGNLFWAFAYNVAGLPLAAAGLLNPMLAGAAMAFSSVFVVTNSLRLRRFQPLTPSS
- a CDS encoding heavy-metal-associated domain-containing protein; protein product: MTTTTYSVNGMTCGHCSAAVTEELGKLPGVQEVKIDLNAGGTSAVHVTSEAALDDAAVREAVDEAGYELAASGAGA
- a CDS encoding nuclear transport factor 2 family protein — protein: MNARPPLPPFTAETAIQKVRAAENAWNKQDPAAVSLAYTPDTYWRNRDTFVNGRDEVVEFLTQKWARELDYRLIKELWAFTGDRIAVRFVYESHDAAGQWYRSHGNENWEFDENGLMRVRRASINDQAISESDRLLHWDAPGVRPDDYPGLTELGL
- a CDS encoding RNA polymerase sigma factor, giving the protein MKAIRYDSPEADIGTDGGPELEFGQLFDAYAAPLHRYLARRVGPDHAHDLVSETFLAAYKQRQTYDPATAAVRSWLYGIATNLARRHVRQEVRGLRATARADNTPYQPSHDGMVADRVDAQAMARQIAPAIAELSDGDRDVLFLTSWAELTTVEVADALGIPVGTVRSRLHRIRRHLRTTIALEAIHHD